Proteins encoded by one window of Candidatus Nomurabacteria bacterium:
- the lysS gene encoding lysine--tRNA ligase: MASFEELQQARKQKLDLLITGGVNPYPASSKRDTRIVDIGAQFASLEKEQKTITIAGRILSLRGQGAIIFANITDGGAIFQLLFKRDVLGDEVLSFFESTIDIGDFIDATGTVFLTKTNQQTLQVSSWQMLTKSLAPLPEKWHGLENYEERFRKRYLDLLLNPEERELFIKKAKFWEVTRTFLKERGFLEVETPTLEITTGGAEARPFKTHHNDFDLDVYMRISVGELWQKRLMAAGFERTFEIGRAYRNEGSSPEHVQEFTNMEFYAAYMNLDEGKKMVRDLYIKIGKEVFGKTIFETRGHTFDLESEWAEIDYAQEIENRTGIDIFSATEDEMIAKLTSLGVTYEGKNRERLTDSLWKYCRKQISGPIYLINHPKLVAPLSKTNPLDPRKTEMFQVIIGGSEIGRAHAELNDPIDQRERFEKQQTLVTEGDEEAMMADYDYVEMLEHGMPPTFGFGFGERFFSFLADKPIRETQLFPLMKPKEK; this comes from the coding sequence ATGGCGTCATTTGAAGAATTACAACAGGCACGCAAACAGAAACTCGACCTACTTATTACAGGCGGTGTTAATCCATATCCAGCATCATCAAAACGAGATACACGAATCGTTGATATTGGTGCGCAATTTGCATCCCTAGAAAAAGAGCAAAAAACTATCACAATTGCAGGTAGAATCCTTTCTCTGCGAGGACAAGGGGCAATCATATTTGCAAATATTACTGATGGTGGAGCTATATTTCAGCTGCTTTTCAAGCGTGATGTACTTGGTGATGAAGTATTATCATTTTTTGAAAGTACGATTGATATTGGAGATTTTATCGATGCAACGGGGACTGTTTTTTTAACAAAAACTAATCAACAAACACTCCAAGTCTCATCATGGCAAATGCTCACGAAGAGTCTTGCCCCACTTCCAGAAAAATGGCATGGGCTTGAGAATTATGAAGAGCGGTTCAGAAAACGTTACTTAGATTTACTCTTGAATCCAGAAGAAAGAGAGCTTTTCATAAAAAAAGCAAAGTTCTGGGAAGTGACAAGAACATTCCTCAAAGAGCGAGGATTTTTGGAAGTCGAAACTCCTACACTTGAAATCACAACAGGCGGTGCTGAGGCAAGACCATTTAAGACTCATCACAATGATTTTGATCTAGATGTCTATATGAGAATTTCCGTAGGAGAGCTATGGCAGAAACGCCTTATGGCTGCTGGCTTTGAGCGGACATTTGAAATCGGAAGAGCATATAGAAATGAGGGCTCGAGTCCTGAGCATGTTCAAGAATTCACAAATATGGAATTTTATGCAGCTTACATGAATTTGGATGAAGGCAAAAAAATGGTAAGAGATTTATATATTAAAATCGGGAAAGAAGTATTTGGCAAAACAATTTTTGAGACGCGTGGTCATACATTTGATTTAGAGAGTGAGTGGGCTGAAATTGATTATGCTCAAGAGATAGAGAATCGGACAGGTATTGATATATTCTCTGCGACTGAAGATGAAATGATTGCAAAACTGACATCGCTTGGCGTTACATACGAAGGCAAAAATAGGGAGCGATTGACTGATTCCTTATGGAAATATTGCCGCAAGCAAATAAGCGGGCCTATATATCTTATTAATCATCCAAAGCTCGTTGCTCCATTATCTAAAACAAATCCACTTGATCCAAGAAAGACTGAAATGTTCCAAGTTATTATTGGGGGGAGTGAAATAGGGCGCGCTCATGCTGAGCTTAATGACCCGATTGATCAGCGAGAGCGTTTCGAAAAACAGCAAACACTTGTTACTGAAGGTGATGAAGAAGCTATGATGGCTGATTATGATTATGTCGAAATGCTTGAACACGGCATGCCGCCGACATTTGGCTTTGGTTTCGGTGAACGATTCTTCTCATTCTTGGCTGACAAACCTATTAGAGAAACACAACTCTTTCCATTAATGAAGCCAAAGGAAAAATAA
- a CDS encoding UDP-3-O-acyl-N-acetylglucosamine deacetylase has translation MKQIILKEPVTPILGKNPFGGEAWIMFEPMPNGERGIFWKIPTSKKNTYKYIPIDYRIAKISKLHNIYLQYGKKKLFIYEHIGALRFTGLDSIAISASTWPPYLTSGTMFEKIMEHAEITNNEVPYLSFINSYGPLSLRENGLYKFVEIRPANHEVTKLNVSIDYKKLSVKGRASRTVTDELIAEIFPVGPQGISNLFKFISRLFNLEYHKIVVWPDEEISPDELQRKFLSHTMVDRLGEISLFSHYMLPSCEIKTQCAGHRMVFEAMKIITERENICTPVTDFVY, from the coding sequence ATACTCAAAGAACCTGTGACTCCTATACTAGGAAAAAACCCTTTTGGAGGAGAAGCCTGGATAATGTTTGAACCAATGCCTAATGGAGAAAGGGGTATTTTCTGGAAAATACCTACCTCCAAAAAAAACACTTATAAATATATCCCAATAGATTATCGAATTGCAAAAATTTCAAAGTTGCATAATATTTATTTACAATATGGGAAGAAAAAATTATTTATTTACGAACATATTGGAGCACTACGATTCACGGGACTTGATAGTATTGCAATTTCAGCAAGCACATGGCCTCCGTACCTAACTTCAGGAACAATGTTTGAAAAAATAATGGAACATGCAGAAATAACTAATAACGAAGTTCCATATCTTTCATTTATAAATTCATACGGACCACTAAGTCTAAGGGAAAATGGACTTTATAAGTTTGTTGAAATACGTCCTGCGAATCACGAAGTGACTAAATTAAATGTATCAATTGACTACAAAAAATTGTCAGTCAAAGGTAGAGCAAGTAGGACAGTAACGGACGAACTTATTGCGGAAATTTTTCCAGTTGGACCTCAGGGGATTTCAAACCTTTTCAAATTTATATCAAGATTATTCAATCTTGAGTATCATAAAATTGTTGTGTGGCCCGATGAAGAAATAAGCCCTGACGAATTGCAAAGAAAATTTTTATCCCACACAATGGTGGACCGGTTAGGAGAAATAAGTTTATTTTCTCACTATATGTTGCCCTCCTGCGAGATTAAGACACAGTGCGCAGGGCATCGAATGGTTTTTGAGGCAATGAAAATTATAACGGAAAGAGAAAATATCTGCACACCCGTTACAGATTTTGTTTACTGA